Proteins encoded together in one Opisthocomus hoazin isolate bOpiHoa1 chromosome 27, bOpiHoa1.hap1, whole genome shotgun sequence window:
- the CHAF1A gene encoding chromatin assembly factor 1 subunit A has product MECRDKAAVPARKLVQARLPFKRLNPVPKEKYDADSEVKKVKSSQSGFGPSKDSSLDASHASLDNMENDCQLDADVNFSPKLVNRKGPLDHFIQKNTKDNTNETVIVIDLVKDSDHRLSEGVDKNDFDSRASSSVAVTNGTLGKELNQLSCLRSAQSNQTDDSMETDALCEAVASKDEDLVDGIQLCSGLTEHSNLENTKGSQSELKDVIFEGKMPVVLLEDIMTAKSPRVASLDGSVMSENETMESSHEGDSGLTNSSLSSRSVSSPEAQPAAETKRSTSPLAASTPVRKVSQKSHKSSAEKEKLRLQRDQERADKLQKLQAEREEKGRLKEEAKAAKERAKEEAKKKKEEEKELKEKERREKKEKEEKEKAEKLRVKEEKRKERQEALEAKLEEKRKKEEEKRLREEEKRINAQKAEITRFFQKPKTPQAPKILAGSCGKFAPFEIKENMVLAPLCRIALDPDFLEQLDKLLRAQNSDVSFLRDLKCRKPRKTGPTFVRNSADIVNSDVVVVDNCKTDAVPERGKFGRMKLLQFCENHRPAYWGTWNKKTTMIRPRNPWSKDSKLLDYEVDSDEEWEEEEPGESLSHSEGDDEEEGEDEDDDDGFFVPHGYLSEDEGVTEECDPENQKVRQKLKAKEWDELLAKGKRFHVLQPVKIGCVWESAENDSGANADLKVLQQFTACVLESPVAEEEQQIQKCSKKRAKDQQILGQLLPLLHGNVNGSKVIIQEFQECCRQGLFSDVTAAADCSDTSPASPHASRPQTPVGEDSGVPSKARLKRIISENSVYEKRPEYRMCWYVHSEVLKSFDQEHLPVPCQWNYVTQVPSSGKEEGGGVPSAVALQTTPMSVKRKPTGSMSITKFMKRPRDAGQAEAAEMDGFQADTEEDEEDDDCMIVDIQPGKDSTLVVTETASGSSGTRAAHQDTSVVSPPKTV; this is encoded by the exons GCTCACAGAGTGGTTTTGGTCCGAGTAAGGATTCCTCCCTGGACGCGTCGCATGCATCGCTGGACAACATGGAGAACGACTGCCAGCTGGATGCAGATGTGAATTTTTCTCCGAAACTCGTTAACAGAAAGGGTCCATTAGACCACtttatacagaaaaatacaaaagataaCACAAATGAAACTGTAATTGTTATTGATCTGGTAAAGGACTCTGACCATAGACTGAGTGAGGGCGTAGACAAGAACGATTTTGATTCAAGAGCGTCTTCGTCTGTAGCTGTAACTAATGGCACGTTAGGAAAAGAGCTAAACCAGTTGAGCTGCTTGCGTTCAGCTCAGAGTAATCAAACGGATGATTCGATGGAGACTGATGCGCTGTGTGAAGCGGTAGCGAGTAAAGATGAAGATCTGGTAGATGGAATCCAGTTGTGCTCCGGGTTAACGGAGCATAGCAACCTGGAAAACACGAAGGGAAGCCAGAGCGAACTGAAGGACGTCATCTTTGAGGGGAAGATGCCTGTAGTGCTCCTGGAGGACATTATGACTGCGAAATCTCCCCGAGTCGCTTCTCTGGATGGAAGCGTCATGTCGGAAAATGAGACCATGGAATCGTCTCACGAAGGAGACTCTGGACTTACCAATTCCTCGCTAAGCTCTCGCTCTGTGAGCTCGCCTGAGGCGCAGCCTGCTGCAGAGACAAAGAGAAGTACTAGTCCCTTAGCTGCCTCAACGCCGGTTAGGAAG GTATCTCAGAAATCCCACAAAAGTTCGGCGGAGAAGGAGAAGCTGAGATTGCAAAGA GATCAGGAGCGCGCAGACAAGCTGCAGAAGCTGCaagcagaaagggaggaaaagggaaggCTGAAAGAAGAAGCGAAAGCTGCAAAGGAGCGAGCCAAGGAGGaggcaaagaagaagaaagaagaggagaaagagttgaaagagaaagaaaggagagaaaagaaggaaaaagaagaaaaggagaaagcggAGAAGCTGCGAGTGAAGGAGGAGAAACGCAAGGAGAGGCAGGAAGCTTTAGA GGCAAAACttgaggagaagagaaagaaagaagaggagaaacggttaagagaagaagaaaag CGTATTaatgcacagaaagcagaaattacGAGGTTCTTCCAGAAACCAAAGACTCCACAAGCCCCGAAG ATTCTTGCTGGCTCTTGTGGAAAGTTTGCTCCTTTTGAAATTAAGGAGAACATGGTCTTAGCTCCCCTCTGTCGTATTGCCCTGGACCCAGACTTCTTAGAACAGCTGGATAAGCTCCTGCGTGCACAGAACAGTGACGTCTCTTTCTTGAGGGATCTAAAGTGTCGTAAACCACGTAAAACTGGACCTACTTTTGTCAGGAACAGTGCCGACATAGTAAACAG TGACGTGGTGGTTGTGGATAACTGCAAAACAGATGCTGTTCCTGAAAGGGGGAAGTTTGGTAGAATGAAACTTCTGCAGTTCTGCGAGAATCACCGTCCTGCGTACTGGGGCACATGGAACAAGAAAACCACTATGATCCGTCCCAGGAACCCTTGGTCAAAGGACAGT AAACTACTGGACTATGAAGTAGATAGTGATGAAGAATGGGAAGAGGAGGAGCCCGGAGAAAGTCTCTCCCATAGTGAAGGG GATGatgaagaggagggagaggatgaaGATGATGACGATGGGTTTTTTGTACCCCATGGGTACCTATCTGAAGATGAAGGAGTGACAGAA GAGTGCGATCCGGAGAATCAGAAGGTTCGTCAGAAGCTGAAAGCAAAGGAGTGGGACGAGCTGTTGGCCAAGGGGAAGAGGTTCCATGTTCTACAGCCTGTGAAAATTGGCTGTGTCTGGGAAAGTGCAGAAAATGACAGCGGCGCAAACGCAGACCTAAAGGTTCTCCAGCAGTTCACAGCGTGTGTCCTGGAGTCGCCTGTTGCAGAGGAAGAACAGCAGATACAGAAATGTagtaaaaaaagagcaaaagatcAGCAAA TCCTtggccagctcctgccactgctgcatGGCAACGTGAACGGGAGCAAAGTGATCATCCAGGAATTCCAGGAGTGCTGCCGGCAAGGACTGTTCAGTGACGTGACTGCAGCCGCCGACTGTAGCGACACGAGCCCCGCCAGCCCGCACGCCTCCCGGCCGCAGACGCCTGTTGGCGAGGACAGCGGTGTCCCTTCCAAAGCCAGGCTAAAGCGAATCATTTCTGAGAACTCGGTGTACGAGAAGAGACCCGAATATCGGATGTGCTGGTACGTCCACTCGGAGGTGCTGAAGAGTTTTGATCAAGAGCATCTCCCCGTCCCTTGTCAGTGGAACTATGTCACACAAGTCCCTTcttcagggaaggaggagggtggcGGTGTGCCAAGCGCGGTGGCCCTGCAGACCACCCCCATGTCGGTGAAGAGGAAGCCCACCGGAAGCATGTCCATCACGAAATTCATGAAAAGGCCTCGGGATGCGGGACAG gctGAAGCTGCAGAGATGGATGGGTTTCAGGCAGACACCGAGGAAGATGAGGAAGATGATGACTGCATGATTGTGGATATACAGCCAGGCAAAG ATTCTACGTTGGTGGTTACTGAAACAGCTTCAGGATCCAGTGGCACAAGAGCCGCTCACCAGGACACCAGCGTGGTCAGCCCACCTAAGACAGTTTGA